The nucleotide sequence CAAGGCCAAACCAATATTTTCATACTTAATACATCATTCTTGTCATCATCGGTTGAGACAGCTTGAATTCCCTGCCATATGTCACTTAGTTTCTGGATATATCTTGATCGCCAGTTTTTTCTTTCTCCATATAGGATGAGTGGCGAAGAGGCCTCAAGTGTTTAGGAGCCGACACACGCCCAAAATTAAAAAAAGCAATTGAAGGACTGGATAAAGAGGTATTGTTATAGTTTATTCAGTGAAGAAATTTCTTGATAATTTGTTGAGATTAACCATTGACTGTGGATGACCTCGATTGAAGATTTGTGGTGCTATTTATTCCCTTTATGTGTCTTGTTTAGTTGAAGGTGCCAGAGTGCTTCGAGGACTTCTATTCCTACGCATTTCAATACTGTTTAACAGGTAAGCTTAGTATTATATTTATTGGGCCTctatttgaaatataatttatatattttcccTTGTTGCAATATTTCCTCCTATTCTTTTTCATCTGTCCAAAAGGTGTTAACATCGAATAATACTTTCAGAAGAGAAGCAAAGGAGTGTAGATATTGAGACCATCTGTGAGCTATTGAACATTGTTCTGAAATCCGAATTCCCCAATCAGGTCAATTTACTAGTTGAGTATCTAAAGGTGGGTAAGCAGTTATTTAagcttatttatgttttcttgcttAATATGTGAAGTTACATGTAAATATTCTATCTGACAAATATATTAGGCTCTGAAGAATTTCAACatgttatttttattagtttataaTTTCACTCTTAATTATAGAAATGTTAAACTTTCATGCTTGGTTAATGAtctgaaatttcaaatttttcaTGTACTTCCCTTACCTACTTTAACTTGGAAGGTCTCTATTACAAAACCAAGTGATGGAATAGATTTCTCCGGATGACCCCTGGTGTTTATGCAGAGTTGTATAGTTTAGTTGATGGCTATGTATCAAACTATCTTTAATATCCATATACTTCAAACTATTTGCTGATGCTTGGAACAACTTTTTGACAGGTCCAGAATGACTACAGAGCTCTCAACATGGATCAATGGAGAAGCTTTTACCGGTTTTTTAAAGAGGTGACGCTTTACTTCTTCTCCCTTCTGTTTGGATTAATATCGCAATTAATTGCAGCTTCAAATTATAAATTCTCAAGTTTTGACATATTATGAGGTCCTAACTATATAATTTGGAAAATTAAACTTTCTTGAACTGAATTTACTTTTTTTCCCCGCTCCCCATTGTCAAATAAATCACTAGCTATCAACAAACACACTCATGGAGTTCATTTTGCTATCCGCATATGTGGTCTATGCTACAATGAATCGTGTTTAATTATTATGATGTGTTATGTTATTCATGAATCATGCACTTCAATTGTATAATTGAATGTTCGAAGTAGGGTAATTTCATTTCAAGAGGTCATAACTCATATGCATAACAACATTTGATATTTTGGTGGTTGTAGGTAGACTTCCATGACCTTGAAAATTATGACTCAAGTCAAGCTTGGACAGTTATCATCGACAATTTTGTTGAATGgttgaaagaaaaagagaaaaattagtTTCACTCCTTTAATCTGCCAACTCGAGACCAGAATACTTTGAAGCGGAATGCAACTGTATATGGCTCTTGTGAGTTATCCATCTGCAGTTTTTCTGCAGTAAGTTGTCACGATTGCTCCCTTTGTAACCTTTTCATATAGTATCAACGTCAAAGCAATTTTGAATCTTCTTTCCAagaaattttataatataatatcgGTATTAAAATGCTTCATACAGCACCGTTTTCTTTTATATTCATGTGGAATAATATGCCTTAATCTTGTGTGTAAATTAAATATAGATAATAAAAAGCTAAACGAGGAGATAATATGCCTCGATGGTCTTATCACTGTTGTGCAATTGGAGACCTTTCTTATCTGTCACTTATTCAAGCTTTCAATTCCTTGGCTTCGGCTCAGCTTTTATATTCTCTCCAACAGTCCAAATAACACGTTTTTTTTATAAAGAATGCACAAATAACTTCACACAATCTCCAATCTCATGCAAGTATCCAAGCCCTGGAAGCTGCATTTGTTCGAACAAAAAACGTTATTTAGAACTAATGATAAAAATAGTacttaaaatatcaaaataaatgaAATTAATTTTCTTATCGGTTAAATAATGTCGTATTTCAAAATGATTTATATATCATGGTTACGATCTTTCGATGATTGGTTATCATTAACCTTAATTGTTTATATTTGCGATGATATGTGACTTTGTTTACCTTGCGTTGAGATTTTCCAGTCACTGGTATCAAAGCCAGCAGCCCAAAAAAAATAGCCACGAAGGCAAAGGGCTTGAGCATAAGCAACCTTAACTGTAACCGTCAAGGGATCATCGTAGCCAACCCAAGAACTCCCAGAATATGAATAAACCGACGCCGTTTCAACGTCATACGCAACCTTCGCACCACTTTGGTTATTAAATTCCACCACCTGAAAGTACGCCATTGCACCGTTCAACCCGGGACCCGGACCAGCAGCATCAGAACCAATTCCGTGCACGTTCGGATCCTGAAGCTGCCACGTCATCCCATAAAGCGGCAAGCCCATAACTACTTTCTCGGGAACAACTCCGCCCTGGATCCACGACTGCAACCCGAAACTAACGCTTATGTTTCGACCCGGGTCGAAAAGGCCGCTCGGAGCTCCGGTCACGTTGCCCCATGGCCCGCGAAGGCTGTAGCTCATGACGTTGACCCAGTCAACGTTCTGATTGATGGAGTCCACGGGGTACTTGTGCGGCGGAGTGGAGGACAGGAAGAAGTCCACCGCGAAGTACACGGCAGCGGTGAGCAGCAGCGGCGGGCGGCGGGTGGCGACGGCGTCGGCGGAGATTGCCAGGCGCCATTCATGAAAAAGCTGGCCGAGGTCGTTCATTTCGTTGGAGTCCCTAGGGAACTCCCAGTCGAGGTCGATACCGTCGAAGCCGAAGATTCTGGAAACTTGGATGGTGGAGTGGATGAAGGATGCGCGGGTGGCGGCGGTGGAAGCGATGAGGGCGAAGAGAGAGGCGTTGCTGGCGGTTGCGTCTGACACGTGGAGGGCATAGGTGAGGTTGTTTGGGAAGAGGAAAGCGTAGTAGACGTGGGTGAAGAGTGAAGTGTTAATGGATGATGGTGGGAATATTTGATTCTCGGACCAATATATTCCTTTTACTGGTGATGAAAGTGTTGTCTTGTGACAAGTAGCGAAAATGATAACTGCTGTTGTGAGGAGGATATGGTGAATCATGATTACGCTAACGTTTTGGTGTGTTTAATAACCATTTATGGAGCTCACATTTATATACTGCCATGCATGTTGTTGTTAGTTAAGGGCTGTCAGAAACAGTTGCCATGCATGCAAGCTAGTTAGTAATTAAGGTTTTGATCTCACAACTGCCGTCCGTGACAACTATATTCATTTGACCCATAAAGGGATCGGAATCTTTATGGGTGAATCatcataattataaaattaacatGTTGGAGAACTTAATTAGTTATATATACGTACCTTTGCTTGCCTCATTCATCAAATCAAATGAAGAACCAACGAAGGAGGTAGGAGGGGGTAGGTGTCTCTTTGCAACACTCGAGTGGGTGACTCAATGTTATTGTCGGCCATGGGATGCCTTTCTAGATTGGTAAAAGCCATAAAGAAATAGAATAACAGAAGATGAATCAATTAGTGGAAGAAACATGGTTGCAATATGTTTGGTTTACAACGTGTGTTGATGAGTTGACATTGACCGGCCACTCTAGTTATTATATTATTATGAAAGGTTTAAATTGACCGGAATGATATATACACTTTAATATTATAAAAGGAAAATATACAGAGTGGTGTAAATATAATTTCTCTGTGCACTGCATTGCATGTTCTGCTCCATGCAATCATCATCTTGGTATCATTTGAGAAATTGTAACATCATTAATTGAAACATATTTTATGGATCTTTCTTTCTCATCATCTTCATGTTTCTTCACTGAAAAACCAGGCATTTTGGGACTACCAATAGCTGCAGTTTCATTCTTGAGAATTGAATCAACTTCCAACATGGAAGGTCTATCTGCAGAGTTCTCTTGAACACACAAAAGAGCTACTTGCATGCATCTCATGAGTTTACATGCTGATGTTGTATCATCTAATGAAGGGTCTAAAAATTCCACACCTCTTCCCTCCATCCACAGCTCATATGCCTGAAATGATGAATCAAAACCATTTTATGGATCATAACACAAGAAACATATATTAGtcacagaaaataaaatatataatccAATAACTTACATATTCCAACAGGTTCATATTTTCATGTGGTCCATAGTAACATGAAGTCCTCTTCCCACTTATGATTTGCAACAGAAGAACTCCAAAGCTATAAACATCGTACTTCGTCGAGTATATGCCTTTTCTCACATACTCAGGAGGTACATAACCGCTGCAAAAACAAGTATGAACTCATTAGAGACATGAATGATTAAGCATGATAAGTCATCATCAGTTCTAATTTACATACTATGTCCCAACAATCCTGCTTGTGTTTGCTTCAAGGTCATATTTCCTGAAAATTCTTGCCATGCC is from Arachis ipaensis cultivar K30076 chromosome B01, Araip1.1, whole genome shotgun sequence and encodes:
- the LOC107640913 gene encoding DCN1-like protein 5, translating into MPRPKRKAAVPTRSSDADSSARPEPKKPRGNQFNRIDQLFESYVNKTLGLIDPEGIEALCNDVNVNHTDVRMLIFAWKMKAEKQGYFSKDEWRRGLKCLGADTRPKLKKAIEGLDKELKVPECFEDFYSYAFQYCLTEEKQRSVDIETICELLNIVLKSEFPNQVNLLVEYLKVQNDYRALNMDQWRSFYRFFKEVDFHDLENYDSSQAWTVIIDNFVEWLKEKEKN
- the LOC107615453 gene encoding acidic mammalian chitinase-like yields the protein MIHHILLTTAVIIFATCHKTTLSSPVKGIYWSENQIFPPSSINTSLFTHVYYAFLFPNNLTYALHVSDATASNASLFALIASTAATRASFIHSTIQVSRIFGFDGIDLDWEFPRDSNEMNDLGQLFHEWRLAISADAVATRRPPLLLTAAVYFAVDFFLSSTPPHKYPVDSINQNVDWVNVMSYSLRGPWGNVTGAPSGLFDPGRNISVSFGLQSWIQGGVVPEKVVMGLPLYGMTWQLQDPNVHGIGSDAAGPGPGLNGAMAYFQVVEFNNQSGAKVAYDVETASVYSYSGSSWVGYDDPLTVTVKVAYAQALCLRGYFFWAAGFDTSDWKISTQASRAWILA